The following nucleotide sequence is from Endozoicomonas sp. GU-1.
GGCCGTCAGCATTGATATCAGAAACCTGCCCGGAACTCTGGATAACTTTCCTGATCTGCTGAAGTCCCTTCGGAACAAAGGCATCCATTGTCAGGTACTGTACCTGGACACCGACAGCGAAAAGCTGGTCAGCCGTTACAGTGCCACACGCAGAAAGCACCCGCTCAGTAATGACCAGACATCGCTCAGAGAAGCCATCGCGTTAGAAAAAAAGCTGCTTACGCCGGTGCTGATTGAGGCAGACCTGAAAATCGACACCACATCGCTCTCTGTTCATCAGATGAGGGACATGATCAAACAGGAGTTCTGCGCTGATCACAAAAGCGGTGTGACGGTTCTTTTTCAATCCTTCGGCTTTAAAAACGGCATTCCTTCAGACGCCGACTTTATCTTTGATGTTCGCTGCCTGCCCAACCCTTTCTGGGACGAATCCCTGAGAACATACACAGGTCTGGACCAACCGGTTATCGATTTTCTGAAGGATGATCCCCTGGTGGTCGAAATGGTGGAGGATATCAGTGCCTTTATCGAAAAATGGCTCCCGCGCTTTGAGTCAGCCCAGCGCAGTTATATGACGATTGCCATCGGTTGCACTGGAGGGCAGCACCGCTCAGTCTATATTGGTAAAACACTGGGCACCCTGTTTACCAGTAAGCTGGATCGGGTTCAGGTTAGACACAGA
It contains:
- the rapZ gene encoding RNase adapter RapZ, giving the protein MKLIIISGRSGSGKSSALHTLEDEGFYCVDNLPASMLNQLPDTLKGHHSTPPRMAVSIDIRNLPGTLDNFPDLLKSLRNKGIHCQVLYLDTDSEKLVSRYSATRRKHPLSNDQTSLREAIALEKKLLTPVLIEADLKIDTTSLSVHQMRDMIKQEFCADHKSGVTVLFQSFGFKNGIPSDADFIFDVRCLPNPFWDESLRTYTGLDQPVIDFLKDDPLVVEMVEDISAFIEKWLPRFESAQRSYMTIAIGCTGGQHRSVYIGKTLGTLFTSKLDRVQVRHRELHE